Proteins from a single region of Candidatus Zixiibacteriota bacterium:
- a CDS encoding cytochrome c3 family protein has product MAQLFPKWTNRLPIIAAVVVVFGGAAVVGGVWYYFSPEYTDVGYRPGQPVPFSHKLHAGDLGMDCRYCHNTVEQTAWAAVPPTATCMNCHTLILPESEKLLPVRESFATGRPIEWVRVHKVPDYAYFNHGVHVRAGVGCVSCHGNVRTMEVVQQKEPLSMGWCLDCHRNPDPFLRPLEEVTNMEWMPPADHDEYVRRIKQERTINPPTDCSGCHR; this is encoded by the coding sequence GTGGCGCAGTTGTTTCCCAAATGGACCAATCGACTTCCCATCATCGCTGCCGTCGTCGTTGTTTTCGGCGGAGCAGCCGTCGTGGGCGGCGTGTGGTACTATTTTTCTCCGGAGTATACCGATGTCGGGTATCGGCCGGGTCAGCCGGTGCCGTTCAGTCATAAGCTGCATGCGGGTGATCTCGGCATGGATTGCCGCTACTGTCATAATACCGTTGAACAGACTGCCTGGGCGGCGGTACCGCCAACGGCGACGTGCATGAACTGTCACACGCTTATCCTGCCCGAGAGCGAGAAGCTTCTGCCGGTCCGCGAGAGTTTTGCGACCGGACGACCGATCGAATGGGTACGCGTGCATAAGGTCCCGGATTACGCCTATTTCAATCACGGCGTTCACGTCCGCGCCGGCGTAGGGTGCGTCTCCTGCCACGGCAATGTCCGCACGATGGAAGTCGTGCAGCAGAAGGAACCCCTGTCGATGGGCTGGTGCCTTGACTGCCATCGCAATCCAGACCCGTTCCTCCGTCCGCTCGAGGAAGTCACCAATATGGAGTGGATGCCGCCCGCCGACCACGATGAGTACGTGCGTCGGATCAAGCAGGAGCGCACCATCAACCCGCCCACCGACTGTTCGGGGTGTCATCGATGA
- a CDS encoding heme o synthase, with amino-acid sequence MADFKTEPSCAVRCWSRQRFRSGAAARDVVCCGPRTRARKGSIVIRDYLALTKPTIMLLVIFTGAAALLIEGSLIHEPARAALFLLGLFMTGGSANALNQYFEREIDARMTRTSNRRPLPQGRIAAGRALWFSIMIGVIGGALLLAIFNWLTAALSIATILFYGLFYTLYLKPRTPQNIVIGGAAGAMAPVGAWTAATGTMGVEPWVMFLIVFLWTPPHFWALALYCKDDYVRARLPMMPVVRGEVATLKKILIYTALLIGVSLVPVLYGAGWLYLPVALYLGVKLWSAARRAWRIRQEAAYRALFGYSILYLFALFLAMIADSLLVRYAGLPTVLS; translated from the coding sequence TTGGCCGATTTTAAGACGGAACCTTCGTGTGCGGTCCGCTGTTGGTCGAGGCAACGCTTTCGCAGTGGTGCAGCGGCCCGCGATGTTGTATGTTGTGGGCCCCGTACCCGAGCACGCAAAGGGAGTATTGTGATACGTGATTATCTGGCGCTGACGAAGCCGACCATCATGCTGTTGGTGATTTTCACCGGCGCCGCGGCGCTGCTGATAGAGGGAAGCCTCATCCACGAGCCGGCTCGCGCGGCGCTTTTTCTGCTGGGCTTGTTTATGACCGGCGGTTCGGCGAACGCTCTCAATCAGTATTTCGAACGAGAGATCGACGCGCGCATGACGCGCACAAGCAATCGCCGACCGTTGCCCCAGGGACGTATAGCGGCCGGGCGGGCCCTCTGGTTTTCGATCATGATCGGCGTAATCGGTGGGGCTCTTTTGCTGGCCATATTCAACTGGCTGACCGCCGCCCTGTCCATAGCCACCATTCTTTTTTATGGTCTTTTCTATACTCTTTATCTCAAGCCTCGCACGCCCCAGAACATCGTCATCGGTGGTGCGGCCGGGGCCATGGCTCCGGTAGGCGCCTGGACCGCCGCGACCGGCACGATGGGTGTCGAGCCGTGGGTGATGTTTCTGATCGTGTTCCTGTGGACTCCGCCGCACTTTTGGGCGCTCGCCTTGTACTGCAAGGATGATTATGTTCGCGCGCGCCTTCCCATGATGCCGGTGGTCCGGGGCGAGGTCGCCACCCTGAAAAAGATCCTGATCTATACGGCGCTATTAATAGGTGTATCGCTGGTACCCGTTCTTTACGGAGCCGGCTGGCTTTATCTCCCGGTGGCTTTGTATCTGGGCGTCAAGCTGTGGTCAGCGGCCCGGCGAGCCTGGCGTATTCGACAGGAGGCGGCGTATCGCGCCTTGTTCGGATATTCCATTTTGTATTTGTTCGCGTTGTTTCTGGCGATGATTGCCGACTCGCTGCTGGTGCGCTACGCCGGTCTGCCGACCGTGCTGTCATAG
- a CDS encoding vitamin B12-dependent ribonucleotide reductase: MKFKRYFTREGESPYARINFVKRSSEIKNPDGSTVFKLDNIDVPEGWSQVAVDILAQKYFRKAGVPQRDEHGNVVVDAHGDPVTGWETDARQVFHRLAGCWRYWGESHGYFSSEADAQTFYDELCYMLAAQIAAPNSPQWFNTGLHFAYGISGHAQGHYYVDPITHTMTQAKNAYEHPQPHACFIQSISDDLVNEGGIMDLWVREARLFKYGSGTGTNFSNIRGAGERLSGGGQSSGLMSFLKIGDRAAGAIKSGGTTRRAAKMVCLDLDHPDVESFINWKVTEEQKVAALVAGSRIIKQQLREIFDAARISGSNGDSVFETDPNKNPKLKTALRHARHLHIPQEYVKKILELANQGIDHIDFIELDTNWDSESYLTVSGQNSNNSVRIPNSFFNALKDDSDWELRRRTDNSVSKKIPARVLWEQVCHAAWACADPGVQFDTTINEWHTCPEDGKINASNPCSEYMFLDDTACNLASLNVVKFLRADGSFDVDGYLHAIRTWTTVLEISVLMASFPSRAIAQKSYEFRTLGLGYANIGTMLMRMGIPYDSQEGLAWTGAITAILTGQAYATSAEMAKELGAFPGFYRNRDHMLRVMRNHRRAAHNADRAEYENLTVKPKGINPNYLPEELVSAARSVWDKAVEMGEVYGYRNAQATVIAPTGTIGLVMDCDTTGIEPDFALVKFKKLAGGGYFKIINNSVPIALRTLGYNDEQIAAIVTYATGHRTLRKAPYINHESLRAKGFTNAELEALEKVLDNVFDITFAFNKYTLGEEFLTETLGFSIEQCDAWDFNLLREIGFTREQIELANEYCCGTMTIEGAPHLQDKHLPVFDCANKCGRKGQRFISYEAHIRMMAAAQPFISGAISKTINMPAEATIDDVKKAYRLAWESMNKAVALYRDGSKLSQPLSATVLDDDHNDEGLTVERAAEKMSERIVYRYLAKRRKLPNRRGGYTQKAVVGSHKIYLRTGEYSDGTLGEIFLDMHREGAAFRSLMNSFAIAVSLGLQHGVPLEEFVEAFLFSRFEPAGIVQGNKHIKMTTSIIDYIFRELAITYLGRNDLAHVSEEDLRGDTVGVPTEESIEFEEEEPANRQVTGQITTAKRNDDDIHTSHLRFDLIGSGNGGNGNGHGVKGGNGHGHPVENPTATAKNEKSSAVPELVAAAEPAPSTGAGIAVSANRLQFEIRNARLRGYEGDMCSECGSFTMVRNGTCLKCETCGATSGCS; encoded by the coding sequence GTGAAGTTCAAGCGCTATTTCACTCGCGAAGGCGAGTCGCCTTACGCCCGCATAAATTTCGTTAAGCGCTCATCTGAAATAAAAAACCCCGACGGGTCGACCGTTTTCAAGCTCGATAATATCGATGTTCCGGAGGGCTGGTCCCAGGTTGCGGTAGACATTCTCGCGCAGAAGTACTTCCGCAAAGCCGGCGTGCCCCAGAGGGACGAACACGGCAATGTCGTGGTCGACGCGCACGGCGATCCGGTCACCGGATGGGAGACCGACGCCCGGCAGGTGTTTCATCGGTTGGCCGGCTGCTGGCGCTACTGGGGTGAGTCGCACGGGTATTTCTCGTCGGAGGCCGACGCCCAGACATTCTACGATGAGTTGTGTTACATGCTGGCGGCGCAAATCGCCGCCCCCAACAGCCCGCAGTGGTTTAACACGGGACTGCATTTCGCGTACGGTATTTCCGGCCATGCCCAGGGCCATTATTATGTGGACCCGATCACGCACACGATGACGCAGGCCAAAAACGCGTATGAGCACCCCCAGCCGCACGCGTGCTTCATTCAGTCGATCAGTGACGATCTGGTCAACGAAGGCGGGATCATGGATCTGTGGGTGCGCGAGGCGCGGCTGTTCAAGTACGGTTCCGGCACGGGCACCAACTTTTCCAACATTCGCGGCGCCGGCGAGCGCCTGTCCGGCGGCGGGCAGTCGTCCGGGTTGATGTCGTTTCTCAAGATCGGCGATCGGGCGGCGGGCGCCATCAAGTCCGGAGGAACAACCCGTCGCGCCGCCAAGATGGTCTGTCTCGATCTGGACCACCCCGATGTCGAATCGTTCATCAACTGGAAAGTCACGGAAGAACAAAAAGTCGCGGCGCTGGTCGCCGGCTCGCGGATCATCAAGCAGCAGCTCCGTGAGATATTCGATGCGGCGCGGATATCCGGCAGCAACGGCGACTCGGTTTTCGAAACCGACCCCAACAAAAATCCGAAGCTGAAGACCGCCCTGCGCCACGCCCGTCACCTGCACATCCCGCAGGAGTACGTCAAGAAGATCCTCGAGCTGGCGAACCAGGGCATCGATCATATCGACTTCATTGAACTCGACACCAACTGGGACAGCGAGTCGTACCTTACCGTCTCGGGCCAGAACTCCAATAACTCCGTGCGTATCCCCAACAGCTTCTTCAACGCGCTCAAGGACGACTCCGACTGGGAATTGAGACGGCGCACGGACAACTCCGTCTCGAAAAAAATCCCGGCGCGTGTGCTCTGGGAGCAGGTATGTCATGCAGCGTGGGCCTGCGCCGATCCGGGCGTGCAGTTCGACACCACCATCAATGAGTGGCATACCTGCCCGGAAGACGGCAAGATCAACGCCTCCAACCCGTGCTCGGAATACATGTTTCTCGACGATACGGCGTGCAACCTCGCGTCGCTGAATGTCGTCAAGTTCCTCCGAGCCGACGGCAGCTTCGATGTCGACGGTTATCTGCACGCCATACGGACATGGACGACCGTGCTGGAGATTTCGGTCTTGATGGCGTCCTTCCCGTCGCGCGCGATCGCCCAGAAAAGCTACGAGTTCCGCACGCTCGGCCTGGGCTATGCGAACATAGGAACGATGCTGATGCGCATGGGTATCCCGTACGACTCGCAGGAGGGCCTGGCCTGGACGGGCGCGATAACCGCCATTCTGACCGGGCAGGCCTACGCGACGTCGGCGGAGATGGCCAAGGAGCTCGGGGCATTTCCGGGCTTTTATCGCAACCGCGACCACATGCTGCGCGTCATGCGCAACCACCGTCGCGCCGCCCATAATGCCGATCGCGCGGAGTATGAAAACCTGACGGTCAAGCCCAAAGGAATCAACCCGAACTACCTGCCCGAGGAACTGGTAAGCGCTGCCCGGTCGGTCTGGGACAAGGCCGTGGAGATGGGCGAAGTGTATGGCTATCGCAACGCCCAGGCCACCGTGATCGCCCCGACCGGCACGATCGGACTCGTCATGGACTGCGACACGACCGGTATCGAGCCCGATTTCGCCCTCGTCAAATTCAAAAAACTCGCGGGCGGCGGTTACTTCAAAATCATCAACAACTCGGTGCCGATCGCGTTGCGAACGCTCGGTTACAACGACGAGCAGATTGCCGCTATCGTGACCTATGCGACCGGTCACCGCACGCTTCGCAAGGCGCCGTACATAAACCACGAGTCGCTCCGCGCGAAGGGCTTTACCAACGCCGAGCTGGAGGCCCTCGAAAAGGTCCTGGACAACGTCTTTGACATCACCTTCGCGTTCAACAAGTACACGCTGGGCGAAGAATTCCTGACTGAGACGCTCGGCTTCTCGATCGAACAATGTGACGCATGGGACTTCAACCTGCTTCGCGAGATCGGTTTCACGCGCGAGCAGATCGAACTTGCCAACGAGTACTGCTGCGGCACGATGACCATCGAGGGGGCGCCGCATCTGCAGGACAAGCATCTGCCCGTGTTCGACTGCGCCAACAAATGCGGCCGCAAAGGGCAGCGTTTCATTTCCTACGAGGCCCATATCCGCATGATGGCCGCGGCCCAGCCGTTCATCTCGGGCGCCATCTCCAAGACCATCAACATGCCGGCGGAAGCCACGATTGACGACGTCAAGAAGGCGTATCGGCTCGCCTGGGAGTCGATGAACAAAGCGGTCGCGCTCTACCGCGACGGTTCGAAGCTGAGCCAGCCGCTGTCGGCGACCGTTCTCGACGACGACCACAACGACGAAGGACTGACGGTGGAGCGCGCCGCCGAAAAAATGTCCGAACGGATCGTCTACCGGTACCTGGCCAAGCGGCGCAAACTGCCCAACCGGCGCGGCGGCTACACGCAGAAGGCGGTGGTGGGCAGCCACAAGATCTATCTTCGTACCGGCGAGTATTCCGACGGAACGCTCGGCGAAATCTTTCTCGACATGCATCGCGAAGGCGCGGCGTTCCGTTCGCTGATGAACTCGTTCGCAATCGCGGTCTCCCTCGGCCTCCAGCACGGCGTTCCGCTCGAGGAGTTCGTCGAGGCGTTTCTGTTCAGCCGGTTCGAACCCGCCGGCATCGTGCAGGGGAACAAACACATCAAAATGACCACGTCGATTATCGACTACATCTTCCGGGAATTGGCTATCACCTATCTCGGCCGCAACGATCTCGCCCATGTCTCCGAGGAGGACCTTCGCGGCGACACGGTGGGCGTACCGACCGAGGAATCGATAGAGTTCGAAGAGGAGGAACCGGCCAACCGTCAGGTGACGGGTCAGATCACCACGGCCAAGCGCAATGACGATGACATCCACACCTCGCATTTGCGCTTCGATCTGATCGGCTCCGGCAACGGCGGCAACGGCAACGGACATGGAGTCAAAGGAGGAAACGGACATGGTCACCCGGTGGAGAATCCGACTGCAACTGCAAAGAATGAAAAATCGTCGGCGGTTCCCGAGCTTGTCGCAGCGGCAGAGCCTGCTCCGTCGACCGGCGCCGGAATCGCCGTCAGCGCCAATCGCCTCCAATTCGAAATTCGGAATGCGCGGCTGAGAGGCTACGAAGGAGATATGTGTTCCGAATGCGGATCGTTCACGATGGTCCGCAACGGAACCTGTCTGAAATGCGAAACCTGCGGCGCCACCAGCGGCTGCAGCTGA
- a CDS encoding PQQ-binding-like beta-propeller repeat protein: MYPSVSFLTRLRATRFVVVLSLAAAFVLPSALLSADKAISGEPLWIFDANLQIQHLDTASLNGDLVPDIIAAEHDNSYYGELSRVWAIDGATGDTIWQYVVWDAIRGMAVGDIDGDGVADVAVAASYNASSTPDGRIHAINGATGTPFWTFPTGNTNESVTIANINGGTHLDVVASSFDDFVYAIDGQTGGLIWSEDIGSLWVNKVAAADVNGDGTDDVAYAHEYLTGFTNRQGIIDGATGNPIWDSVVTYVNLDVLIADVDDDGQLEAVFSGIGGDDKGRLVVRTALTGALEWEYFLGTIDHVNGEIPLYIRDVDNDLDLDIVIGNYLGWYQVIAFDGEDGAPIFISDTLDGFPRGLAFGDVTGEGDLDIVAATYDRVQVLSAIDGSKIWYYSVGGTIVKTAVADLDGNDTLDVIAAGGADFAGTPPNPVRSVWALKTSVSPVLWEFPFGEYGNAVAVGDLNGDEFADVATVCSVDDNAWAINGKDGSELWHWTGTENLYAVTIGDFNDDGYDDVAVGGADDMVTALSAIDGSILWQFTTPTNQIYRNCLASADLDGDGAMDVIAGSDDSRVYAIKGTSGAELWSRDVGTQVGEIELADMNGTGPIDVVVAVESGTEGEKMVVLDGSDGSILWDYPAGDAVQHVEALDANGDGTLDVALGRTPYAPTTVIVVDGVTHTELWSEAMPIPSNVHGFGHGDLDGDLSEDLVVPGNSTDRKVYAKRGYDGHELWSFTTGGEVNCLLVEDMNNDGQLDVIVGSDDQYVYVLDGSDGSVWWSFSTADDVMHLAIGDISGNYAPNITCVTFGSDGVVYAFESFYDGEPGCCIGTTGNVNDDAGGAVDLSDLIYLVNFLFLSGPPPACPAAANINGDAGCAVDLSDLIYLVNFLFLSGPSPADCLPQCE, from the coding sequence ATGTACCCATCAGTATCTTTCCTCACCCGGCTGAGGGCGACCCGTTTCGTGGTTGTGCTCAGCCTGGCCGCAGCGTTCGTGCTTCCGTCAGCGCTTCTCAGCGCGGACAAAGCCATCTCGGGCGAGCCGCTTTGGATCTTCGACGCCAACCTCCAGATACAGCACCTTGACACCGCGTCGCTCAACGGCGACCTCGTCCCGGACATTATTGCAGCCGAACACGACAACAGCTACTACGGCGAACTCAGCCGGGTCTGGGCGATTGACGGCGCCACCGGTGACACGATCTGGCAGTATGTCGTCTGGGATGCCATTCGCGGCATGGCCGTAGGCGATATCGACGGTGACGGTGTAGCCGACGTTGCGGTCGCCGCCTCATACAACGCATCATCGACTCCTGACGGCCGCATTCATGCGATCAACGGCGCTACCGGAACGCCGTTCTGGACGTTTCCGACCGGCAACACCAATGAGTCGGTAACGATCGCCAACATCAACGGCGGCACACACCTCGATGTGGTCGCGTCGTCATTCGACGATTTCGTCTATGCTATCGACGGTCAGACCGGGGGGCTGATTTGGTCCGAGGATATCGGCAGCCTCTGGGTCAACAAGGTCGCAGCGGCCGACGTCAACGGAGACGGTACCGACGACGTCGCCTACGCGCACGAGTACCTTACCGGCTTCACGAATCGGCAGGGGATTATCGACGGCGCTACCGGCAATCCGATCTGGGACTCGGTCGTGACGTATGTCAATCTCGACGTGTTGATAGCGGATGTGGATGACGACGGTCAGCTCGAGGCGGTCTTCTCCGGTATCGGCGGTGACGACAAGGGCCGTTTGGTCGTGCGCACGGCGTTGACGGGCGCGCTCGAGTGGGAGTACTTCCTCGGCACGATTGACCACGTCAACGGAGAGATACCGCTGTACATCCGCGATGTAGACAACGACCTCGATCTGGATATCGTGATCGGCAACTACCTGGGCTGGTATCAGGTGATCGCGTTTGACGGTGAAGACGGCGCTCCCATTTTTATCTCCGATACGCTGGACGGTTTTCCGCGAGGGCTGGCGTTCGGCGACGTTACCGGCGAGGGCGATCTGGACATTGTCGCGGCTACCTATGACCGGGTGCAGGTGCTGTCGGCAATTGACGGCAGCAAGATCTGGTATTACTCAGTCGGGGGAACGATTGTCAAGACGGCGGTCGCCGACCTGGACGGCAATGATACGCTCGACGTAATCGCGGCCGGAGGCGCGGATTTCGCCGGTACTCCTCCCAACCCGGTGCGCTCGGTCTGGGCGCTCAAAACGTCGGTCTCCCCTGTCCTGTGGGAATTTCCGTTTGGCGAGTACGGAAACGCGGTGGCGGTCGGCGATCTCAACGGAGACGAGTTCGCTGATGTCGCGACGGTATGTTCGGTCGACGACAACGCGTGGGCGATCAACGGAAAGGACGGCTCGGAACTGTGGCACTGGACCGGAACCGAGAACCTGTACGCCGTCACGATCGGCGATTTCAACGACGACGGGTACGATGACGTGGCGGTCGGCGGCGCCGACGACATGGTCACGGCGCTTTCGGCGATCGACGGCTCGATACTGTGGCAGTTCACTACGCCCACAAATCAGATTTATCGGAACTGCCTTGCTTCAGCCGATCTCGACGGCGACGGCGCTATGGACGTGATCGCCGGCAGCGATGACTCGCGCGTGTATGCGATCAAGGGGACCAGCGGCGCGGAACTATGGAGCAGGGACGTCGGCACACAGGTGGGCGAAATCGAGCTGGCCGATATGAACGGCACCGGACCGATCGACGTTGTGGTCGCGGTGGAGTCGGGCACGGAGGGTGAGAAGATGGTTGTGCTCGACGGTTCCGACGGCTCCATCCTCTGGGACTACCCCGCCGGCGACGCCGTGCAACATGTCGAGGCGTTGGACGCCAACGGCGACGGCACGCTCGATGTGGCGCTCGGCCGCACACCGTACGCCCCGACCACGGTTATCGTTGTTGACGGTGTGACGCATACCGAGCTGTGGAGCGAGGCCATGCCGATACCATCCAACGTTCACGGATTCGGTCACGGCGATCTGGACGGTGACCTCAGCGAGGACCTGGTTGTGCCGGGCAACTCGACCGACCGGAAAGTATACGCAAAGCGCGGCTATGACGGTCATGAACTGTGGAGTTTTACGACCGGGGGCGAGGTGAACTGCCTGCTGGTCGAAGACATGAACAATGACGGCCAGCTTGACGTCATTGTCGGCTCCGACGATCAGTATGTGTATGTACTCGACGGTTCCGACGGGTCGGTCTGGTGGAGTTTCAGTACTGCCGACGATGTTATGCATCTCGCGATCGGCGACATCAGCGGCAATTACGCGCCGAATATCACGTGTGTGACGTTTGGATCAGACGGGGTCGTGTATGCGTTTGAGTCTTTTTACGACGGCGAACCCGGCTGCTGTATCGGGACCACCGGCAATGTCAACGATGACGCCGGCGGCGCTGTTGACTTGTCCGACTTGATTTACCTGGTCAATTTCCTGTTCTTGAGCGGCCCGCCGCCGGCCTGCCCCGCTGCGGCCAACATAAACGGCGACGCCGGTTGTGCTGTCGATTTGTCGGACCTGATCTATCTGGTGAATTTCCTGTTTCTCAGCGGACCCTCGCCGGCGGATTGTCTGCCGCAGTGCGAGTGA
- a CDS encoding FG-GAP-like repeat-containing protein, whose product MRGVMRILLFLLSLSVSVFVIHVDDLCAQQPALLGRITSDTMGVLFGRQIISLGDQNDDGRSELLVGDTRFSMHLYYGSDVVDSVADLTFPNTVNPANIGDVNGDGKDDFTMRLGVYGTYVRAVYFGGSSIDTIPDLVFGYPQYYPSRSVVRGDFNNDETDEIVSQGSDGWSICFYDLQAAADSLPNLRMTPANILYDGYAFGECIVTGDFNGDNFPDLACNLRRKPADTSNGQVYIYWGGPDFDTIPDVVISRGGDWLPERQYFGDVMVSPGDFNGDGFDDLYVSSHATEDTSAFLYWGGPDIDSFPDLTILGYRDRAALAGDIDNDGYPDIITSMPTQWSGIGWVYLYYGGPDVDSLPDFELYINDLPGYKTQFGMDVAGIGDFNGDGIDDFAFSCVHAGSIGTVYIYAGFDGSTSTGGSGGGGVVLPVDFELFQNYPNPFNPTTTIAFQLPLKSHVEIDVFNVLGQLVATLVSAEYPAGSHSVVWDGTDAAGDEVASGVYMYRLTAGDVVFSRKMVLAR is encoded by the coding sequence TTGAGGGGAGTTATGAGAATCCTCCTTTTCCTGCTATCACTATCTGTATCTGTCTTCGTAATCCATGTTGACGATTTATGTGCTCAGCAGCCGGCACTGCTTGGCAGAATTACGTCCGATACGATGGGTGTTCTGTTTGGTCGCCAGATCATATCACTTGGGGATCAGAACGACGACGGTAGATCGGAGCTTCTAGTTGGTGACACGCGATTTAGCATGCATCTCTATTACGGGAGCGATGTCGTTGACTCCGTCGCGGATCTGACCTTTCCAAATACTGTGAATCCAGCGAACATAGGCGACGTAAACGGGGACGGAAAAGACGACTTCACGATGAGGCTTGGAGTATACGGTACGTATGTTCGGGCCGTCTATTTTGGCGGATCATCAATCGACACCATACCGGACCTGGTTTTTGGCTATCCCCAATACTATCCGTCCAGGTCAGTTGTTCGTGGAGATTTCAACAATGACGAAACGGACGAGATAGTCTCCCAGGGAAGCGACGGTTGGTCGATCTGTTTCTATGACTTACAGGCTGCAGCTGACTCTTTGCCCAACCTGAGAATGACACCCGCCAATATCCTTTACGATGGATATGCGTTCGGCGAATGCATTGTAACGGGGGATTTCAATGGTGACAACTTTCCTGACCTCGCCTGTAACTTGCGACGCAAACCGGCTGATACATCCAATGGGCAGGTGTACATCTACTGGGGCGGGCCGGACTTCGATACTATCCCGGACGTAGTAATTTCTCGGGGCGGTGATTGGTTGCCGGAAAGACAGTATTTCGGAGACGTGATGGTATCTCCAGGTGACTTTAATGGCGACGGTTTTGACGACTTGTACGTCTCGAGCCATGCGACCGAGGATACTTCCGCCTTTCTCTACTGGGGTGGACCGGATATTGACTCCTTTCCTGATCTAACGATACTGGGTTATCGTGATCGAGCCGCCCTTGCCGGCGACATCGACAACGATGGTTATCCCGACATCATCACTTCAATGCCCACGCAGTGGAGTGGTATCGGTTGGGTGTATCTGTACTATGGTGGTCCGGATGTTGATAGCCTTCCTGATTTCGAGTTGTATATCAATGACCTTCCCGGTTACAAGACACAGTTCGGGATGGACGTGGCAGGTATTGGGGACTTTAACGGCGATGGTATTGATGACTTCGCGTTTTCGTGTGTTCACGCGGGGAGTATCGGCACAGTCTACATTTATGCGGGGTTTGACGGTTCTACCAGCACTGGTGGCAGCGGAGGTGGGGGTGTTGTTCTTCCCGTAGACTTCGAGTTGTTTCAGAATTATCCGAACCCGTTCAATCCAACAACCACCATTGCTTTCCAGCTTCCCCTCAAGTCACATGTCGAAATCGATGTCTTCAACGTCCTCGGCCAGCTGGTTGCGACACTCGTGTCAGCCGAGTATCCGGCCGGGTCGCACTCGGTTGTATGGGATGGGACCGACGCTGCGGGTGATGAAGTTGCGAGCGGTGTCTATATGTACCGTCTGACGGCCGGGGATGTTGTCTTTTCGCGGAAGATGGTGCTGGCGCGGTAG
- a CDS encoding RsmE family RNA methyltransferase codes for MNFIILTDDDETGDGRYRLTDHRADHIRSILKLGYEDHVLVGLLDGPHGKAYIHKIDDDEVILECEQLRLDGHPIPEVTLICALPRPQILRKVLYVSAMMGVYALHLVRANRVEKSFFETKLLEPEHYRPYLLEGLSQGRLTRMPAVHIHDRFRVFFEDDWPQIAASGSTNLVQVLASPESSTGLHDLCNRLCGRVAIAIGPEGGWVPFEVDTIERAGFRPCTLGRWTLRVEYAVTAALSQLELVRHKHE; via the coding sequence ATGAACTTCATCATTCTGACTGACGACGATGAAACCGGCGACGGACGGTACCGCCTGACCGACCACCGCGCCGATCACATCCGCTCAATTCTCAAGCTGGGCTACGAGGACCATGTGCTCGTGGGATTGCTTGACGGTCCGCACGGCAAGGCGTACATACACAAGATCGACGACGACGAAGTGATTCTGGAGTGCGAGCAGCTCCGACTCGACGGGCATCCGATCCCGGAGGTAACGTTGATATGCGCGCTGCCTCGCCCGCAGATTCTCCGCAAGGTGCTGTACGTGTCGGCGATGATGGGAGTGTACGCGCTGCACCTCGTTCGCGCCAACCGGGTCGAGAAGAGTTTCTTCGAAACGAAACTGCTGGAGCCCGAACACTATCGTCCGTACCTGCTTGAAGGGCTCAGCCAGGGGAGGCTGACGCGCATGCCGGCGGTACATATCCACGACCGGTTCCGCGTATTCTTCGAGGACGACTGGCCGCAGATAGCGGCCTCGGGCAGCACCAACCTCGTGCAGGTGCTGGCCAGCCCCGAATCATCGACCGGACTGCACGACTTGTGCAATCGACTGTGCGGCCGCGTTGCGATTGCGATCGGTCCCGAGGGCGGGTGGGTGCCGTTTGAAGTCGATACGATCGAGCGGGCCGGATTTCGTCCCTGTACGCTCGGCCGCTGGACGCTTCGAGTTGAATACGCCGTGACCGCGGCCCTATCGCAGCTCGAGCTGGTGCGGCACAAACACGAGTAG